In Delphinus delphis chromosome 11, mDelDel1.2, whole genome shotgun sequence, one genomic interval encodes:
- the PDE6H gene encoding retinal cone rhodopsin-sensitive cGMP 3',5'-cyclic phosphodiesterase subunit gamma codes for MSDNSTVAPPTSNQGPTTPRKGPPKFKQRQTRQFKSKPPKKGVKGFGDDIPGMEGLGTDITVICPWEAFSHLELNELAQFGII; via the exons ATGAGTGACAATTCTACTGTGGCCCCTCCAACTTCAAACCAAGGTCCCACCACCCCACGCAAAGGACCCCCCAAGTTCAAGCAGAGGCAGACTCGTCAGTTCAAGAGCAAGCCTCCTAAGAAAGGTGTGAAAGG gTTTGGAGATGACATTCCGGGCATGGAGGGACTAGGAACAG ATATCACGGTGATTTGTCCTTGGGAGGCATTCAGCCACTTGGAGTTGAACGAGCTTGCTCAGTTTGGGATCATCTGA